Below is a window of Humulus lupulus chromosome 2, drHumLupu1.1, whole genome shotgun sequence DNA.
TTTCCACTTCGTCGAGGTGTACTATTTACACACCGAGGCATAAATATGGGATGAATATACTCATGTCTTCCACTTTCCCCATTGCTTCCACCTATAGAAACACCACTTAACTCTCCCTGATTTCCTTCCCTCGCCCTCGGTTCATATTTTCACATTGCTAGTATTACAATTTTAAACCACTGGGTATTAAGAAAATTGGGGTTAGGTTGTGCAAACTCTCAtcaatcttttttgttttatatatagaTTTGTTGGACATTGTTGAAGATTCCCTAATATTGGTGTTCAATTATTATAATAGGTGATAAAAAAAGTATAATAATATTCTCCAATTTTGGAATAAATACCACTTATGACTTGGAAGTGGGTTATTCTCTTTGCAATTACAAGATACTTGCCTAAAGATTCTCACCAATAGTAAATATTCCAACACCACAAATCCACCAACGGTACAAAAgttttttagtttcttttatgggaatttactcatttagtACCTTaagtttttgtaaagtatcattttggtaccatctgttttcaataatgctcatatagttattttaaaattatacatatttgatacactagactcagatttgatagataaaattttgtcaatatgatcaaactgtcatcagttatatgtaattaaataattaaatttaaattcggaacttacataattgatagcagtttgattaaattggtaaaattttattaattaaatttgagtttagggtaccaaatatgtacgcttttaaaatacagggtaccatatgaggattattaaaaacagagggtaccaaaatgatactttgtaaaaaaccagggtaccaaatggttacctacccttctTTTATTAAATTACTCATTCTATAATTGGAGTATGCATAGGGAACATCAAATAAAATATAGCTTGAAATAGTAATACAAAGAGAATATCAAATATCAATTTACTAATTAACACTATAGgcaaatgaataaataaattaccTCAATTAATTGAAGGTTCGCGTTTATAATTTATTAAATCATAATAGTCTAAATTTTGACATCTTTAACACATTAATAGTAATTATAAATCAATTTTGTCCTCAAAGTATCAATATTAAAATATATCTTATTATtatattagaaaaaaatataccaatcacacCAATTAGATAATAAGCAAATATAAAATTCTAACGCAATTAAAATATTACCtgagtattattttttattttcttaatcaaGTTATGTTTTACTTTATAGTCATTGAAATGAAAttataactaattcaaattattaaATGAGTACCCATCTCATTGTTTCATATATTGTAATCTTTTTTGTTATAACTAAATTTTGTtttcattcatatatatatatattggaaatCTAAAAAAATTGGATATATAATTAATCTCTATTTAGGTCTGAAAAATGGGTTCTTAATTGTTGTCCATGGTCATTCATGTCCATTATTCACGTGATTGCTACAATTTAAATAATGAATCAACAACAAACAATTGAATGGTCATTCACATGCACTATTACAATAGTACATTAGTCATTCACGTGTACTATTGCAATAGTAAATGGTAATTCGTGTGCACTATTTAATAAAGTTGTATTTTTTGTCTTTTCTTCTCAATAATTGCTAAGATTTTCTACTATTTACCTTGTGATATATCCTATCATTGTCACCATGCCGACTAGGTAAAAGTGGTATTTCTCCTCCTCTGTCATCAATATCAGTAATTTTGATATATAATTAATATCTTTTTAGGTTCAAATAAAATGAATGGAAAAATATTACATAGACTTAGAGCACTCCCAACGGAGGAGCtaaaatgtctaattctttataatatagagaaaaaatggttaaatagtcttccaatgggtgatgtaaacttatatttttttacctaaatgaatagtatttctctacatgtagtgaaacactattcatcaagctataaatattttattatttttgtataaacttttgtatatatatgagtgtgatactattatatttaattattttatttcttaaaatgaataaaatattttttttaaaatataatatttcaatGATGtatagaaaaaatagagaagatgatgtatggtatagtgtaaaagtttgatataaattataaaaaaatatgttttggtgatgtgttttgtaatacactttctctataatatttagctaaaactcacaaaaacatcttccatcaactcatttatacatatatttataatagttatgcacaaactccaattaatccataaatacatttacatatcctttatacaatattttaatattattatttttctatataagctttctctctcccatttagtatatatttattatttcttttttctttttcaattattttattttaatttaattaataaaatatgtttaaagatataatatttaaatgatgtagaaaaatatatagagaagctgatgtatgatataatgtaaaactttgaggtaaaatagaaaaatgtgtgttttggggaggtattttaaaggatggagtagggcatccattgggagtgctcttatCAAGATCAGTGTAGTTTTTTTATGGGAAAAATAAATTGTAGATTCtttaataaattatctcacattatttaattatttattatataacaCTATACACATGATAACATGCCATTTCAAACAGTGGTTCTCTTAAATGTTGCCCATGGTCATTCGTGTACACTATTTACGACATTGCcacaattttaataaaaaatgagTAACAAACTAGTGAACAAGCCATGTGCAAGAAAAGTACATTGGTTGCACTATTGCAATAGTAAATGGTCATTCATGTGCACTATTTAACGAAGTGGTCTCTCTTGTCTTTTCTTGTCTATCATTCCCCAGATTTTCTACTATTCTTGTGATATCCTATAAGTGTCTTGATGCTGAGTAGGTTAGTAGTGTTTGCCCTCTTCTATCATCAATATTAGTAAGATTCTATACTATTTAACTTGTACAATTGTGTCATTCTCACCATGTCGAGTAGGTAAGTGGTCTTtgtccactacaagaaaaaaaggcTTCAATGAGGACAAAATTCGTCAGTGAAGGGTGCTTCTTTCGTCAATAGTGGCTATCAATGGCGACATGTCGTTAGTGATAGGTCGTTGGTGATACCTCGTCGGTGAAAGTCAGTATCAATGACGACTTTACAAGTTGTTGGTAAAAAAAAGTATCACTGACGACAATGTCGGTTGTGATaatttaaccttttttttttaatgcttTTGACTATCAATGACGATTATGTCGTtagtgttatttatttattttttaaaaattattaattaatataaaaataattaattatttcatttttttataactaattaatataaaaaataatttaattaaaaataaaacatataacaaacaaaaatgttcatattaaattttaaaaagtcataCATAGAAATATAAAATACTAAAGTGttcataaaacataaataaatacataatcaATAGTCCATAAAACGTATataaaaatactaaaagaaatTTGTAGTAGCATCGTCATCGTCATCGTCATCATCACTAGCATTTCTCGGAATTTGTTGTTGAGGAACATTTGGCATCTGTGGGTAGTAGGGCAGCACCTGCGAACTTGGCATCATCAGCGATGTTTGCTGCCCATGTGGTGTAGGCATCATTGGCGATGTTTGCTGCCCATGTGATGTAGGCATCATCGATGATGTTTGCTGCCCTTGTGGTATCGGCATCATCTGAAAAGTATGCGGCATCTGAGACATTTGTTGTGTCGGCATCATTTGTGGCGTCCGTGACTGAGAAACTTGAGACGTCTGAGGCGATTGCGTCATCATCTGCATCATTACTTGTGAACTGTTTGGCGACTGTGACATCATCTGGAAGAATGACTGGAACATCTGATATTGTTGAAATTGAATCATGTGTTCAGGGGTTAAAGATGCAGACGAATGAACAGGAGGTTGTTGTAGTAGTTGCTGAAAGGAAAGAGGAGTCTGTTGCGATTGCTGATGCTGAAAACCCATTGGCTGAAAAGATGGACCAGATCCATCTCTAGGCATATGAGAATGAGATGGTCGTGGATGCGTTGGTTGCGTTGGAGCTGCATTATTCATCTCAAGATCCATTTCAACACGTTCCTCAGGAGACAGTTTTTGAGACAATATCTGAACTTGTCTTTGCAATTGAGCTACTGTCTGCTGTAAGTCGGGCTGGTTAGTAGTTGTTGGTTGTGTACGCCGTTTTGATGATTGTCCTTTCAATTTGCGACCCACTCCTCGGTTATGGCCACGCCTCTCTCCAAGAGTCTCACGAAGTATCTCAATCTCAGAAACTTCTGTAGAGTCAGAAGTACTAGATCGACTGTCATAAGTATTCTTCATCCGTTCCTATTTTAAGAATAAGTTAGAAAGTAAaatcaaattataattatttgaatatatttaaaagtaattaatttatataatctTACCCATTCATTTTTGGCATAGTCGTTGACAAAGGTGTTTGTGCATTTCTTTGTATGACAATCCTTCCAATTCTCAATGTAACCCTTGCTTTGCTGATAAATATAAATTgtaagaaaattataattaaattaaacttcattaaatatatattatatatacattaacTTACATTTTCATGAAGGGTTTCGGCCATCGTTATCGACCCTTGTGTTGAAGAGTATTTCATCTTCTGCTGATTGAGAGAGTTTTGCTTAGAATGAGCAATAAACTGAGGAGATGTGAACAACTGACATATTAGTCGCCATTGTTCTTCATTGAGTTCATTGGGGGGGTTTTTGATAGCGTTTTCGAAGTCTTCTGGTTTTGTGTAATATTCCTTGAAATGTGCCAGCCTAATATTCTTTCTCGTCTTGTATTTTTCGGCCATCTCAGCTAATGCTATTAATGTTGCATTGTCGTCAATCTGATAATAATACTGCATTTGACAAAAAAAATATGTTAATAACATACTAATAAtaacatttattaatttagatataaatttttaaaaatttactcGAAGTTTGGTTAAGATAAGGTGTTCGTATTGCTCCGGAACATTTGCCCAACTCTCAAAATGTCCAGGAACATGCAATGTAATCTCCCTCCCTACCAAACGAGGGAAAGCTTTACTCTCCAACCCTACTATTCTGTTGGAGGTGTTATCCACTAATAATGGCAACGGGGCCCCAGCTTTTTTTCTTCTATCTTCCAAATTTGCTAAAACATTCCTCCCGCGACCTTTCTTCGATTCACTACCTATATTGTCAtcgaaaatatataaataagtgtATTTAAGTTAATAAATGAAACActttacttaaaaaaataaaaaaaatacgaGAAGACTCGCACGAAGCAGGTACCCTAGTAGGATCTAGCGGGTCAtcaccaccaccatctccaccatGATAACTAGCAACATCTGCAGACATTTTATActaaaaaagaataataaaatcatatgagcccttattttaaaaaaataacaacaattcCTTATCCTAGCAAGAATGTACGGGTCATCTTTGTACCATATACCACTAACATTTATGCaagtgatattattttcagtaaTTAATTTCTTCTTTCTCGGATCTACATTGAACCATTTATACCGAAATAATACTACCGAATAGGCACCACTAAAATTCAAATGCAATATTTCTTCAAGCTCCCCATAATAGTCAAAACCTTCTGTCCCTATAGCAGACACCCCACTGTTTTGAGTATTGCGATCTTTGTCTCGACTGTTTACAACAAATCGTACCCCATTAACTATACATGCCGGATATGAATACACAACGAAATcagacccagatgctaaagctagcaattcATCACTATGTTCTAATGACCCGGGCTTATACAAAttgaaaatctgaagaaaaaaaaacaatcagGATTTGAGAGATTTGAAGATCAGGAATAAGTATATATTAGGATAAGGAACACTTGTATACCTTCTCATGAAACCACGACTGAAATTCTTTTTTATGTAAAAGGTTATGGTTAGCGTTCGGGTCCCTCCGTCTGATTCCTTCGAGATGCTCTctatcaaataaaaaattattataattttaattaaaaagaattaTACAATGTTATTCATTAAGCAACATGTAATCATTTGATTAACTTACTTCATATAAAAATCGATCTCAGTACAATTCTCTAGTATGTACCACTCAGCTCTTTTGCGAGTCTTCTCGTCGAGAGGTATTATTGTTTGTTTTCcgagtggacgacattgagatttgAAAACTGTTAGGTACCGAGATAGAAGAGGAGCATCTTCATTGCGCTCAGGACAATTGAATTTTGTATGCACACCTTTGaagtacatggagcaaaatgtCAAAGCCTCGTCTATAACATATCCTTCAGCAATAGATCCTTCTGGGCGTGCTTTATTCctaacataatttttcaactttttcatgtacctttcaaatgggtacatccatctcatAAAAACTGGCCCACCCAATATGGCTTCCTCAGGCAAATGTGGTACCAAATGTATCATGATATCAAAAAATGCTGGAGGATAAATCCTCTCCATTTTGCATAAAAGTTGAATGAGGTCTCCTTGTGCCTTCTCCATGTCTTTTACATTCAATGTCCTAGAACATAAAATTCTGAAAAAATTACACAATTCTATTATGGTGGTTGATATTTCCTTCGATAAAAACTTGCCAATACAAACAGGAAGTAACCGTTGCATGATAACATGACAGTCATGGGATTTCAATCCAACAATATTGTTGTCAGTtactttcttcttcaagttcgaACAAAACCCATCTGGCAATTTAACTTCTTTAAAAAATCTACAAAATAATTGCTTATCTTCAGCAGTCAATACATAAGGGGCATGGGGTTTTAGCAACCTTTTGTGAGCATCTTCGTAAATCCATAAGGATTGACGAACTCCCATATTTTTCAAATCTTGTCTTgcattggtggtgtctttagactTGTCATTATCCAAGAGGGTGCCAAGGATACTATCACAAACATTCTTCTCCACATGCATAACGTCTATGTTGTGTTTCAGCTCATTGGTACTCCAATACTCTAGTTCATAAAAgatgctttttttcctccaattactttcAGTCTCACCTCTTTTTCGTTTCCTCGGAGCTCGTTCTGATATAGCATTCACTTGTTCTAATATCTCTAAACAAGTAAATCGTCTTGGAGGAAGCCTCTTTTCAACTTTTCCATCAAATTCACGGTCCTTTCTCATACGATGATTGGATGGCAAGAAACGTCTATGGCCAACGTAAGAGGTCTTACCAATCACTCGAATAGAACTAGTATCCTCATTGCATGTAGGACAAGCTttatatccttggccactccatccagacaagcTACTGCGAGCGGGAAAATCATTAATTGTCCAAAGAAGAGCTGCACGCATCTTGAACATTGAATTGCTTGTCGCATCTCTTGTCTTAATCCCGTTAGTCCACAATTCCTTCAGCTCGTCCACCAAAGGCCTCAAGAATACGTCCATGTTTTTACCAGGTGATTTAGGTCCGGGAATAAGGAGAGTCAACAAGAAATTGTTATCCTTCATACACATCCATGGTGACAAATTATAATTCGCCAAAACTACAGGCCACATACTATACGATAAGCTCATGTTTCCAAAAGGATTAAATCCATCGGCAGCCAAGCCTAAGCGCACATTCCGTGGATCTCTTGCAAAGTCCGGATGTCTGCTATCAAAGTTTTTCCACGCGGCGGAATCAACAGGATGACGCATAACACCATTTTCTTTCACACACCCAGTACGATGCCATACCATCTCTTTGGCTGTAAttcttgaactgtataatcttttcaatcTTGAAGTtaatggaaagtaacgcatcaccttatgcgCTATCTTTTTTCCACTTGTGTTCTCATTAATCCATCTACTGGTCCCACATACCGGGCAAAAATCTTtcgatgcatgctcattgtaaaataaacAACAATTGTTCTTGCACACATGAATTGATTCATACCCTAGGCCTAATTTACTTAGTTTCTTCTTCGCCTCATAGAATGTTGGAgggattttgttttcctttgGAAATGCAaacttcaacaatttcaacaatTCATCAAAGATATAATTTGGTATTTTTCCCGAATTTTTTAAGTGCATCAACTTTGCTACAAAGTTGAGGG
It encodes the following:
- the LOC133815645 gene encoding uncharacterized protein LOC133815645 yields the protein MRYFPLTSRLKRLYSSRITAKEMVWHRTGCVKENGVMRHPVDSAAWKNFDSRHPDFARDPRNVRLGLAADGFNPFGNMSLSYSMWPVVLANYNLSPWMCMKDNNFLLTLLIPGPKSPGKNMDVFLRPLVDELKELWTNGIKTRDATSNSMFKMRAALLWTINDFPARSSLSGWSGQGYKACPTCNEDTSSIRVIGKTSYVGHRRFLPSNHRMRKDREFDGKVEKRLPPRRFTCLEILEQVNAISERAPRKRKRGETESNWRKKSIFYELEYWSTNELKHNIDVMHVEKNVCDSILGTLLDNDKSKDTTNARQDLKNMGVRQSLWIYEDAHKRLLKPHAPYVLTAEDKQLFCRFFKEVKLPDGFCSNLKKKVTDNNIVGLKSHDCHVIMQRTLNVKDMEKAQGDLIQLLCKMERIYPPAFFDIMIHLVPHLPEEAILGGPVFMRWMNKARPEGSIAEGYVIDEALTFCSMYFKGVHTKFNCPERNEDAPLLSRYLTVFKSQCRPLGKQTIIPLDEKTRKRAEWYILENCTEIDFYMKEHLEGIRRRDPNANHNLLHKKEFQSWFHEKIFNLYKPGSLEHSDELLALASGSDFVVYSYPGQKVLTIMGSLKKYCI